tttatataatatcttAATGAGAACCGGATGACCCTACCACATTTGAAACTCCCAGGCAACTGATGGCTACCAAAGAACCCACAATCCAATATCAAAGCCATTGCCCACTGGGACCAACTCATGATAAAAGGTTTATACTAGTTTGCTTGATTTATATGAAGCTTGTTgtccaataaatcaaagacCACATCCCATTATAACATGCTTTGTAGCAAAATTTACACCATTGAAAACATTGTGTCAAATTTCAAGTCGTTCAAGTTCGTGAATTTGGTCActaaacttgaaaattcaatGATGGAAAATGAAGTTGCAATTAAACCCATCATTAAACAAGTTCATAAGGTATGAAGATGTAATCAACAGTAGAACCTTTAAAATTGCAAATCAGATAATGTATTTTCGTAAAACATGCCTCAGACGCAAAAGTCTCCAAATTGAGTCAAATATCAAGACTActgaacaaaaataagagcaataacaaaagatttgaataataaaaaccctaaacttgGCGGCGGCTACTTTACTCTTCCCCAGAAGCATTTTCCCCACTCTTGGTATTGTGTTTCTTCGCGTACCTCTGGTTCCTAAGGAACTTCGGGTCCATCTATACACAAATCCACgagaattaaaacaaattaaaaagaaacacaatGGATTCAACAAGAGCAGAAGTGATTGTAAGAGAAAATCGCATACCCCTTTGGTGGAAGTGTGGCGGTGCTTCCTTGGTTTCTTGATGCCGTTCTTATGGGCTTTGTGGGACTGATTGTGAGCTGTGTGATTCTTCGACTTCGCCATTTCTGAACGGAAAGCACAAGAGAGATTGGAGAAGAAATCGAAGAGCAGATGAAGCAGCGAGGGATTTGAAAGAGCTCAAGCTAGGGTTTCTGATGACCTAATTTAATGTTCGGGCAGCTCGATTTTGGGCTTGCTGAATTCTAATGGGCTTCGTTTTTGGGCTCAATTTATTAGAGAACTTGGATGTAAAATTTTAGGAGAggactatttttcttttttaaaaggttttttCTAGGTGCAACGTGGATCATGTAGCCACGGATTTGTTccgaaaaataaaaagaaaaaaagtcagTTGAGTTAGACTCATACTAATGAGAAAGGACTATTTTATCTTAATTACATTGTAATtacgtttttaaatttttagtagTAAAAATTAGACACCTAAATTTGTGCAAATGttcaatttaattcaattttaactcttatataaattttttaaaaaaaactcaactttaaaaattaaaagttttcataatttattaaaaatctCCCGTGACAACTTAAATCTTCATAAGTTGTTAAAGATCCCTCATAGTCACCTCTCGTAACTTTCTAGGAAACCATTTATCTACGACCACCTTTCGTAACTTTACGAGAAAGCCACCCTCATCATCACCCTCTCGCTATGGACGATTATATCTAAGTACCACACTGCATTTTTTACCCCTCCATTGTTGATttagataaagaaaaacaactatAGGTACTTTCATTCTTGGAATCTTACGATTTTATTTTCTGCCTTAAATTGGACAAACACAATAGCCCACAATGttccttaaattttgaaatatgacCTATTTTTTccactttaaaaatataacccTAACCTGTTTTGCAAGTGTTGCTTCTCTAGTCTCTCCCAATCATGCGCTACTTTTAAGTTTCACCATGCATGAAATAGTGTAGTATAGAACTGTTATAgcttataaaattatataaaaaaacttcaacatttaTGCTTATTCGATGACACATACCAAACCTTTGTATGACTTCCAAATTATTggtataaaaaacaaattgatgtCATTAGTGCTAATTGTCACGCCCCAAAAATGACCCAACAGATTTTTCGCAAATTAAGGCTCCTTAGCATTGCCCAAGAGGAGCCAACCAAGTCCCAAGCAGTCCAAAGACCCAAGGAAGAGGAGCAAGTTCACGCCAAGCCTATGACACGCCAATGTGCAGGAGATTGGCGCGCGCGGCCCTGTCATGACATGGGCGCGCGCGCGCGCGCAAGGGCGGCAGGCAGACAAGCGGACGCGCACGGCAGATGGGCGCGCGCGGCATGGACGCGCGCGCAAGGCCAGTCGGACGCGCGCGCTACACTAGCGCGCGCGGGAAGCGGACACGGAGCGCGCGGAGAAGCATCCGGGAACCTCTCGAAGGTTCCAGAAGAATCGCGAGCGGCCGGGAAGGCTCGCGAACACGCGCGAAGGCGCGCGCGCGCCAGACGCACGCAGAcgcgcgcgcgcgcgcgcgcgcgGAAGCCTCCAGAAGGCCTGCGCGCGCGCCAGACGGCCCCAGACGCTTCCAGAAGCTTCTGGACAGTGTCATGAGCGCTCGGGAATGTTCCAGATTGCTTTTGCCGACCTTGTAAGGCGGTTTAGGGCTTGTAAATAGATTGTATACTTCTATAAATACCCCAAAGGGGTCCATTTGTACAAACAACACAGAATCCTTGGGAATTCATCAACAAAGCTCTCTTAAgcattttatcaaacacctTGTCTACAACTCTTTGCCTACTTCTTACCTAcgaatttccttcttccttagTTTGTTCCAACAAGTCCAATTACTCTTAGGCTTACATTGGTGCAACCCCAACACCTTTGTGCCGCACGTTGGTTTGTGATTAAAATAACCACGTGACAggtggtatcagagcgtgTTCGTTCAAAGGGACATACTCTTGATCGTTGCTATCAAGTGCACGATACCGAGAGACCAAGATTCAAGACTCTAGTTCTTGAAACGTTGTCAAAGTAACGAAACACAGTTTCTACACCCACTTAATCCCAGTTGACTTGTGAACAAGATGTCCAGCGAAGAAGGCCACATTTCAGCCCAAGCTGAGCAGGTTCTTGAAGGACCTATCACACGAGGTAGGAAGGACCGACGATCCCCGACCCGACGATCGAAATCTAAGGGTCCGGATGCAAGGGAGCATGTCGAAACTCGCCTTGCCAACCTTGAGCAAAGTCTCGAGGATGTCCAGCACACGGTAGAAGAGTTGGGTGATAACTACGAAGAGCTTATTCAGGAGAATGTGGAAATCTCCGCAGCAACCAAGGAGCTCGTGGCCGACCTTGGAAAAACATTCCAAAAGGATTTGAAGGAGTTGTCATCAACCGTAACCACTTTGAAGACATTTGTTGAAGGTGAGTTACGCGAACTCTATTCTAAGTATATTTCCCTAGATGCAAAGGTAGATACTCTTTGCATGGAATGTCGTTCCAAGCACTTTGGTGGAGACGGTCCATCCACCAGTACACACGCCGCTGTGCAAGGCACTACTCACATAAAAGTGCCGAAACCTGACACATACAATGGGGTGAGGAATGCCACGGTTGTGGAAAACTTCCTCTTTGGCCTTGACCGATACTATGTAGCTGTCGGTGTTCGAGATGATGAGGCCAAGATAAACAATGCCCCGACATTCCTAAGGGATGCCGCACAACTTTGGTGGCGTCGAAGATACGCTGACCAAAATGGGAATGCCATCCAGACGTGGGAACAATTCAAGGCCGAGCTAAGAAAGCACTTCGTTCCCCACAATGCTGAAATGGAGTCAAGAGCCAAACTTCGAAGGCTAAGACACACAGGTAACATTCTCGACTATGTGAAGGAATTTACCACTATTATGCTTGAAATTAGTGATCTGCCCGAGAAGGAAGCCCTATTCCAATTTAGAGATGGATTGAAAGATTGGGCCAAGGTTGAGCTAGACCGTCGCAATGTCCAAACATTGGACGATGCTATAGCCGCAGCTGAGATGCTTATCGATTATACAACCCAATCAAAGGAGAGAAAACCTAGCCCAAGTAAACGTGAAGGCAATCACTACAAGCATAGAGACTCCGagcaaaaggaaaagggaaagaaggcATTCCAAAGACATGGCAAGTATCACAAAACTCAACAAGGTGAGTCGTCCAAACCTTCTCCCTGTTTTGTTTGTAATGGCCCTCATCGGACAAGAGACTGTCCGAATAGAAAAGCAATGAATGCACTTGTTGCCAAATTGCTCGAGTCCAAGCAAGGAGATGATACACCACAGATTGGTTCCTTGCAACACATTGGAGCTCTGAAACAGGCCAATCAAACAACTAAAGGAGGCCTACTCCATGGAAATGTAAAGATAAACGGGAGAGAGGCTATTGCCATGTTTGACACCGGTGCGAGTCATAACTTCATGAACGTGAATGAGGCTAAGAGAATAGGCCTCAAGTTCACAAACGAAGAGGGGACTGTCAAGGCGGTAAACTCGGAAGCACAAGCCATCAAAGGTGTAGCAAGAGGTGTAACAGTCAAGATCGGTGATTGGCAAGGTAAGCTCGACTTCACCGTGCTACCTATGGATGACTTTGACATCGTGCTTGGCTTAGGGTTCTTCGATAGAGTAATTGCTATCGTTGACTCCTCCGGATGTACCCTGACGATAGTGGATGGTCAAATAACGACCATCCCACTAAAGAAGGGAAAACCAACAATCAGATTGTCAGCCATGCTAAATAAGGAGGGAGTCGCCGAAACCCAACATCAAACAGTACCGTCGAGAGAGACAAATTCTAAACCAACAGTCCCAACAGAACACAAGGACGTTATGCTCGAGGCAAAGTCAGGAAACGCCGATGCAGTCAATAACGTCGTAAGCCAGAAGGCAAAACTGGCTGCTATAACCACCAGCATGTCCAGAAGTGACTTCCTTAACAGAATCAAGGAACGGCACGAAGAATGTGATATATCAAGGGCATGCCTGGCGAAGGCCGccactaaaatgaaaaagtgggCGGACCGGAAAAGGAGGGCTAGAGAGTACCAAGTAGGGGAAAAAGTAATGGTAAAGCTGCTACCAAACCAATTTAAATCCCTACGCAAGGTACATAAAGGCCTAATCCGAAGATACGAAGGACCCTTCTCTATCATCGAGAAAGTGGGCAAAGCAGCTTATCGATTGGAACTTCCTCCCAGACTGAAGATCCATAATGTCTTCCATGTGAGCATGTTGAAGCCTTTCTATGAAGACAAGGAGGATCCAAGCAGAGGTGAGTCCTCTCGTGCACCTACCGGCATGATCTCAGAGTTCGACAGGAAAATCAAGGAGATCTTAGCGGAGAGGAAGATACGAAGGAGAGGAGTTCCCAGTTATAACGAATATTTGATTTGCTTTGGGAAGGACTACCCGAAAGCGAAGCAAGTTGGGAAAAGGAGGACACCCTATGGCAATTTCAAGATGAAATCAGGAAGATTTCAAGAAAGCGCAACGGGGACGTTGCGAAATCGAGTGGGGGAGGGTGTCACGCCCCAAAAATGACCCAACAGATTTTTCGCAAATTAAGGCTCCTTAGCATTGCCCAAGAGGAGCCAACCAAGTCCCAAGCAGTCCAAAGACCCAAGGAAGAGAAGCAAGTTCACGCCAAGCCTATGACACGCCAATGTGCAGGAGATTGGCGCGCGCGACCCTGTCATGACATGGGCGCGCGCGCGCGCAAGGGCGGCAGGCAGACAAGCGGACGCGCACGGCAGATGGGCGCGCGCGGCATGGACGCGCGCGCAAGGCCAGTCGGACGCGCGCGCTACACTAGCGCGCGCGGGAAGCGGACACGCGCACGCGCGCGGAGAAGCATCCGGGAACCTCTCGAAGGTTCCAGAAGAATCGCGAGCGGCCGGGAAGGCTCGCGAACACGCGCGAAGGCGCGCGCGCGCGCCAGACGCACGCAGAcgcgcgcgcgcgcgcgcgGAAGCCTCCAGAAGGCCCGCGCGCGCGCCAGACGGCCCCAGACGCTTCCAGAAGCTTCTGGACAGTGTCATGAGCGCTCGGGAATGTTCCAGATTGCTTTTGCCGACCTTGTAAGGCGGTTTAGGGCTTGTAAATAGATTGTATACTTCTATAAATACCCCAAAGGGGTCCATTTGTACAAACAACACAGAATCCTTGGGAATTCATCAACAAAGCTCTCTTAAgcattttatcaaacacctTGTCTACAACTCTTTGCCTACTTCTTACCTAcgaatttccttcttccttagTTTGTTCCAACAAGTCCAATTACTCTTAGGCTTACATTGGTGCAACCCCAACACCTTTGTGCCGCACGTTGGttttgtgattaaaataaCCACGTGACATAATGCTCCCTTACAAACTTTTTAACTAACTTGATAAAATATAGATCacacaaaacataaacaaaatatcatcacGAATATAAGCACTTTATCTCAAAGCTTCTTAACATCTTTTCAGGCGTAAAAACTTTTGTTCTGATAGCCAAACATTCTAGCAACTATGATctcaaatttagttattaatgtTAACCAAGGATGACAAGAAacattcaatcaaaataatgatGCACGCGATAAGAAGAagagactaattaaaatgtgACGAAAATCTGTGTAATTGTTATACACCCTAAACATAAGCTTTCCAACACCAATATATTAACCTCAACTCTATCTAACTAAGAGGTGATGGGTTCTAAAACGCTGAAAAGGGGGTCACCAAtgaaggtctcgaaagttcacattcAGCTACTGGTGATCTAGTTTCGAGTAAAGTTAGAGTTTTTTTGCCTACAAAAGTTGAAAGGTGATGCCTTAGACTTCGCCTTTTAGTTCCATTCCAAAACGTTTAAAAGGGGACGACAATTGATGTGTCCCcaaaagaaactacccaacttagaacaatgtcGAAGGTCTCGAAACTTCACATCCAACTACTTTGTGATCTTGTTTCAAGTAatgttagacttttttttgcCAAAAAAGTCGAACAGTGATGCCTAATTTTCGCTTTTTAGTACGTACCGAAACGTTGAAAAGGGCGCCACCAATGCTTTGGCACCGAAAGAAACTAAccaacttagaacagtgtcaAATGTCTCGAAAGTTCATATCCAGCTACTGGGTGGACGCATTTCGAGcaattttagagtttttttgCGTACAAATGTCGAACGGAGATGCcctagatttcaaattttagtttcgTCTCAAAACGCTGAAAATGGGGCTACCAATGCTGTGGCCCcgaaagaaactacccaacttAAAACAGTGTcgaaggtctcgaaagttcacatccagATACTGGGTGGTCTCGTTTCGAGTAATGTTAGAGTATTTTTGCCTACAATtgtcgaacggtgatgccctacACTTTGCTTTTTAGTTCCAGCCCAAAACGCTGAAAAGGAGGCCACAATTGCTATGGCCTCGAAAGAAACTACCtaacttagaacaatgtcGAAGTCTCGAAACTTCACATCCAACTACTTTGTGGTCTCGTTTCGAGTAaggttagagttttttttgcGAGAAAAGTCGAACGATGATGCCCAAACTTCGCTTTTTAGTTCTGTCCCAAAGCGTTGAAAAGGGGGCCACCAATGCTGTGTCAtcgaaagaaactacccaacttagaacagtgtcgAAGGTCTCGAAAGATCACATccagctactgggtggtctcgtTTCGAGTAATGTTAGAGTATTTTTGCCTACAATtgtcgaacggtgatgccctacACTTTGCTTTTTAGTTCCAGCCCAAAACGCTGAAAAGGAGGCCACAATTGCTATGGCCTCGAAAGAAACTACCTAACTTATAACAATGTCGAAGGTCTCGAAACTTCACATCCAACTACTTTGTGGTCTTGTTTCGAGTAAGGTTAGAGTTTCTTTTTGCGAGAAAAGTCGAACGATGATGCCCAAACTTCGCTTTTTAGTTCTGTCCCAAAGCGTTGAAAAGGGGGCCACCAATGCTGTGTCAtcgaaagaaactacccaacttagaacagtgtcgAATGTCTCGAAAGATCACATccagctactgggtggtctcgtTTCGAGTCATGATATAGTTTTTTTGCGTATAAAAGTCGAACCATGATACCCTAGATTTCAGATTTTAGTTTTGTCCCAAAACGCTGAAAAGGGGGCCACCAATGCAGTGGTCCCAGAAAAAACTACCCAACTTAAAGTAGTGTcgaaggtctcgaaagttcacatccagcTACTTGGTGGTATAGTTTCGAGTAaagttaaagtttttttttcctacaaaagtcgaacggtgatgccttAGACTTCACTTTTTAGTTCCATTCCAAAACGCTGAAAAGGGTGCAACAATTGTTGTGGCCCCGATAGAAACTacccaacttagaacaatgtTGAAGGTCTCGAAACTTCACATCCAACTACTTTGTGGTCTCGTTTCGAGTAATGTTAGAGTTTTTCTTGCTAGAAAAGTTTAATGGTGATGCCCAAACTTCGCTTTTTAGGGTTTTCAAAtcgagagaaaaaaaaaaataatttgaacatGACATTGGAGAAGGCTAAAGTGGTTGCTGTTTTTGTGTTCTTTACAGCAAGAGTTACCgttcattttgttgtttaggtGAAGAGATTTTTGACTAAACTAGGAGTCGATTTCAAGGCTATTGAATTGGACAGTGAGAGTATGTAAACCATACTAGGGGTGAAATCGGGTTGAGTTGGCAACCCGAATAACCctctaacccaacccaacccgtaaaatatgggttgggttgggttgggttgtcgggttgtatatataaatattttaatttttttttttcgttttctagtttctagtggttataaaagtttgaaattgttacatataaatttcaaacgtacataattcaaactttcatataataaattcaaaatttatatacctctaatttgtttttattaaaataatatttattttttatatattatattaattcgggTTGAATTGGGTTGAACTGAATTTTTCAACCCTCcaacccaaaaaaattaattttttttaacccaacccatgttttaacctaacccaacacaacccttataatatgggttgAGTAGTCTGAGTTATTCGAGTTCAACCCATATTTGTACACCCCTAAACCATACTAGTTATGATGGTCTTTTTAGACAGAGTTTTCCGAGAGGCTCATCGTTAGTACCTGACATTTCGAGAGCGATTTTGAAGGTAACAGAGGGTGATAGAATAAGAGAGATCGAAAATGCATGGTTCAAGAAGGTGAGAGAATGTTTGAGTTCAGAAGCCACTGAATTATCTTCTACCCACCTCAGTATCGACAATTTTGAGGGACTTTTTGTCATAACCGCCCGTGTTTCCATATTTTTTGCGATCGGTTACCTTGTACTTTCTCTACAAAGAATTGCCTAAGTCTTGAAGAGCTAATAATTCCTTCTGCACAATATTAGCTGACTTGTTTTCCAGGTTCATGGCTACAAATGAAGAAGCTATAGCTCTTCGAAAAAGTCAATGACACCTAGATTGACCAAAATTCTTCCTGGATTTTTTTCGAGTGAAATGAACATCAACATGCTCTTTCAAAAatcttattaaattattttatttggtttaatttaaaacctTTTTTGGATTATTAGTTGAGGGATTCCAATAACCTCTACCCATTCACACTTTTGACAAATGAttcatttgtttatgtttgtgtaaaattttacttcaaatttatgtatttaagaGACGAATCATACTGTTGGGACAAATATTGATCCGTTTAAGTATAGTCTATTCTCAATCCTTATCATGTatattttcactatttttatattcttataCAGAATATAAAGT
This DNA window, taken from Cucumis sativus cultivar 9930 chromosome 6, Cucumber_9930_V3, whole genome shotgun sequence, encodes the following:
- the LOC116404566 gene encoding 60S ribosomal protein L29-1, with amino-acid sequence MAKSKNHTAHNQSHKAHKNGIKKPRKHRHTSTKGMDPKFLRNQRYAKKHNTKSGENASGEE